The Thermanaerovibrio acidaminovorans DSM 6589 genome contains a region encoding:
- a CDS encoding UDP-N-acetylglucosamine--N-acetylmuramyl-(pentapeptide) pyrophosphoryl-undecaprenol N-acetylglucosamine transferase, which produces MKIGRITIVAGGTGGHIWPAIAFGEWMSREHPEVSISYISGSRPLELRIYREAGLDPHVIHIEGSPLGAGLRQMPRRFKQIVRALHQTEDCIKRDMPDLCLMFGGYVSFPALLVSRRMGIRSVMHEQNARAGRVTRFAAMLGVKIASGWRICRPLPEGAFSPVGVPIREFKLCERSVAAASLGISLERSQKVALVLAGSLGSSSLFQRVASAASHPSLRDWTFLMVGASKDVERSGNCISLPHIWDIGTAYSLADLVITRAGASTLTEIKLLGVPCVIIPWRESSGGHQFDNAGAFCEEANGMILDEDALTSDLHDAIRTLEVKVPPWRGSLPGGEDLGENSSNLWNMISSL; this is translated from the coding sequence TTGAAGATAGGTCGGATCACCATAGTGGCTGGGGGCACCGGCGGTCACATATGGCCCGCCATAGCCTTTGGCGAATGGATGTCCAGGGAACACCCGGAGGTGTCCATCTCCTACATCTCCGGATCCAGACCGCTGGAGCTGAGGATATATCGGGAGGCTGGGTTGGACCCCCACGTGATACACATTGAGGGCTCCCCCTTGGGCGCTGGACTCAGGCAAATGCCCCGCAGGTTCAAGCAGATAGTGAGGGCCCTACACCAGACCGAGGACTGCATAAAGAGGGACATGCCGGACCTGTGCCTCATGTTTGGCGGATACGTCTCCTTTCCCGCCCTCCTGGTCTCCCGGCGGATGGGTATACGATCGGTAATGCATGAGCAGAACGCCCGGGCTGGCAGGGTCACCCGGTTCGCCGCCATGCTGGGGGTCAAGATAGCCTCCGGATGGAGGATCTGCCGCCCCCTGCCGGAGGGGGCCTTCAGCCCCGTAGGGGTCCCCATAAGAGAGTTCAAGCTCTGCGAGAGATCGGTTGCCGCCGCTTCACTGGGTATTAGCCTGGAGAGGAGTCAAAAGGTGGCCTTGGTGCTTGCAGGATCCCTAGGGAGCTCATCCCTTTTCCAGCGGGTGGCCAGCGCCGCATCGCACCCCTCCCTACGGGACTGGACGTTCTTGATGGTAGGGGCCTCAAAGGATGTGGAGAGGAGCGGCAACTGCATATCTTTGCCCCACATCTGGGACATTGGAACCGCCTACTCGTTGGCGGATCTGGTTATAACCCGGGCTGGAGCGTCAACCTTAACGGAAATTAAGTTACTTGGTGTTCCGTGTGTTATAATTCCCTGGCGAGAATCCTCCGGTGGTCACCAGTTTGATAACGCCGGAGCTTTCTGTGAAGAGGCGAACGGTATGATCCTGGACGAGGATGCGTTGACCTCCGACCTGCATGACGCGATCCGAACCCTGGAGGTTAAGGTCCCACCATGGCGGGGTTCCTTGCCCGGAGGGGAGGATCTTGGTGAGAACAGCTCAAACCTATGGAACATGATATCTTCCCTCTGA
- a CDS encoding FtsW/RodA/SpoVE family cell cycle protein, with amino-acid sequence MSSEDLRIKEHDRDKKRPDVLLWLIPFLLNGLGILIITSTTTPKIFGESGSPFWVGVKQFRWMGLGLMAFLVGWRVRPQTWLRSSGPLWVLSLMGVLATKLPGVGVTVGGARRWIRLGGLSFQPGEVLYLFLTIHMVKMLFKNDRDVVKSFLVTMALVVVSAVPLLAQPDLGTTILIYVTAMGLFVERHGWRLPLISGLFGGVLLVILILVEPYRMRRIFAFVDPFRDPLDTGFQAIQGLIAFHNGGLWGTGLGHGFQKLQYLPAAYTDFVFAALGEEMGLVGTLGVLGAFWLWSTRIKRNYFMLEDDLLASLLWGIGLTIVLPLLVNVAGVTKLMPLTGMPLPFMSYGGTSLVMMWFRLGVILGTVTWGSQAKRGLT; translated from the coding sequence GTGAGCTCCGAAGATCTGAGGATAAAAGAGCATGATAGGGATAAAAAGAGGCCGGATGTGCTCCTTTGGCTCATCCCCTTCCTGCTTAACGGGCTTGGGATCCTGATCATAACCTCCACCACAACCCCAAAGATCTTCGGGGAGAGCGGCTCCCCCTTCTGGGTGGGGGTTAAGCAGTTCAGGTGGATGGGGTTGGGCCTCATGGCCTTCCTTGTGGGATGGAGGGTGCGCCCTCAAACGTGGCTTAGGTCCAGTGGCCCCCTGTGGGTGCTGTCGTTGATGGGCGTCCTGGCCACCAAGCTCCCCGGGGTAGGGGTAACCGTAGGGGGGGCCAGGCGATGGATAAGGCTTGGGGGGCTGTCCTTCCAGCCCGGGGAGGTTCTGTACCTCTTCCTCACCATACACATGGTGAAGATGCTTTTCAAGAACGACAGGGACGTGGTCAAATCCTTCCTGGTCACCATGGCTCTAGTGGTGGTTTCCGCCGTGCCGTTGCTTGCGCAACCCGACCTGGGGACCACGATCCTAATCTACGTAACCGCCATGGGGCTCTTCGTGGAGCGTCATGGATGGCGCCTTCCCCTGATCTCCGGCCTTTTCGGCGGTGTGCTCCTGGTCATTTTGATATTGGTCGAGCCCTACCGGATGAGACGGATCTTCGCCTTCGTGGACCCCTTCAGGGATCCCCTAGACACGGGGTTTCAGGCCATCCAGGGGCTCATAGCCTTTCACAACGGGGGGCTCTGGGGCACTGGGCTTGGGCATGGGTTTCAGAAGCTCCAGTACCTCCCCGCCGCCTACACGGATTTCGTCTTCGCCGCCCTGGGGGAAGAGATGGGGCTCGTGGGCACCTTGGGGGTCCTTGGGGCCTTCTGGCTCTGGAGCACCAGGATAAAGCGCAACTATTTCATGCTGGAGGACGATCTCCTGGCGTCCCTCCTCTGGGGTATAGGGCTCACCATAGTTCTCCCCCTCCTTGTAAACGTTGCGGGGGTGACCAAGCTGATGCCACTGACGGGCATGCCACTTCCGTTCATGAGCTATGGCGGCACATCCCTCGTTATGATGTGGTTCCGGTTGGGTGTAATATTGGGGACAGTGACTTGGGGATCTCAAGCGAAGAGGGGATTGACTTGA